A region of the Vigna unguiculata cultivar IT97K-499-35 chromosome 9, ASM411807v1, whole genome shotgun sequence genome:
caaatatgattataattaaaattaaattaaatttatattttatttttataattttatattaaaaaatttataaaatatatatattttgaatatttgtgggtattgggtatccacgggtacccgcaaGTTTTAAGAATATCCGCAGGTATTTTTTAAGCAAATACCCGACGAGTAAACAGGAGGGTAGCGgacgaatttttttttttacaggtCGGGTTGCGGGTAGACACTATCCGTGCCTGACCcaacccgttgccatccctaacaATAATCAATCATCTAACACATGGGGGACTGTGGGAGTTTATTTAAAACGGTATAAACatgtctttttttaatatatatatatatatatatatatatatatatatattgtcacACCTATGtgtacgtattttttaaatatatgtgatattatattagtatgtgatgataatataatgttattaaattataatatataaataaatttatatttattaaaaataaagtgaaatatatcagagaAGATAAGAGAATAactgttgataaatagagaaagagagaaaaacagAGATAAATGAtgttataaaaaagtttgtagAACTAAcagtcaattttcaaaaattttataaataattatattttaaaagataaaattgatattttaaaatgtgaacacaaaaagaaaaattctactTTTAACTTCTATctattctattttgttttttaaggtCACTTAGATCTTTCTCTTGAATGAAACAAAGAGTATTTTTATTATCTCAAACCGCTTGagatatacatttaaaaattattttgatatttaagtCCGTAAGTATTTGagtacaaaaatattaaatgctataataaatataatttaattataaattagttttataaaattgaattacacttaaaatctattttttgtAACAACTGACTAAATTGTGTTCGGTTTcatttaaattagttaattatGTTAATACCTATCGATCGCTCATCTTCCTGATCGACGGTTCATactgtataatttttttttaattggttaTTGTTGTCTTTCCAATTTTTATCTCACTTAAACGACGAAAATGGCAGAATATTACATATTTCCATTTCTGAAATGTTAAATATCTTGAAAGAATTCACGCAACAAAAGATACAGTTAGAAAGTTAAGACATTATAATGCATCCTTTggtattttatttgataaaacaaTTCGAAGTTCTTCAGAACACCCCTAACTGTCAAActctggattttttttttctgggtgAATAACGCTGACTAAAATAAGTTCATGAAACTTGAATATAATTCATATTGCATTTCTATTTTGCGAAAACAAATTAATGCATTTAGATACGTAATAAAAAGAAGGAAACATCTGTAGCAGCTACATAAATTCTGGGTTCAATCATTAACTTTAAAACCAATCATGAGAATGGAGAAAGGTTGGATATGCAACTGACAAGATATTAAGTTCAAACTTATGTGACGCCATACACCAAACcaatatattataaaacattttcAATCCAAACAATGTAACATTTAcataaactaaaaacaaaaaaacaaaaaggggTCCTAATAGAACACGTTGGTATTCTAATTCTTATCTTATGATATAAGAAGATACATATTATACATGGCTCAGCAGATTATAAATGAGTGATGTTTTGATTCACTCTTATCTAGATAAGTATGGTATGGGAAAGccaataaaaaagtttaacttGAAAACAATAGTCTTGATACTGAGAAACCTTTTAATGATTTGACATTAGATTGAAGTGCAAACTCAATTATTACCTTAAATCCATTATTACTAATACTTTTAACTAAACAAATTAAAGAGTTTAATACACAATATTACATATCTTCACGTTTGAAAAACACTTAACCTTCCTGAATCAAGCCTGCGTTCATTTCTACAGCAAGTTAAAACCGCGGGCACAGTCGTATTCTTAATACTGGGTTTTTTTTAGAGAGAATCACcggttcaacttatataaaagattaatattatttttaataaaaaaaatttaagataatgatttttttatatagtatttaatattttattttaacgaGACTTAGATTAATACTtgaatttttaatctttaactgTCGGTGAATGATGAAGGTCGAGAAAACGACGTCTCTGTGAGGCAttgtatcaaataaataattaaaccttgaaattaattataaatttcttCCATTAATCTCCGCGTTTTGTCACAATTCATTTCAAAGAagttaacttcatttttttcaatgtctcccattcaaaatttgttttttttataaattgatatataatttaattatggtttaatccaatcaatactaataattagTCCACTGTGTGtgagtttctattttttttctatgttaaattactatttttaacctATTTTGACACTAGAATTGTGATTTTACCCGAATCCTCATGTCAAAGTGTATATATTTCATCATCTAAGAATGTGAAGAGAAACAAGAGAATGATATTAACTATGTAAAATACAGATATAGCAGTTATTGTGAAGAGATTGAAAGTAGTGGATGATGGTATTTTATTGGTGTGAATGAAAGCATTATAGGTGAGGTGTTATCATGGAGATAGAATCAGCGAGCGAGGATCATCGCAGAATTTGCATTTGCAGTACTTGAAAAAGAAACATTGGCCTGAGATTGCATTGTCTGAGATCTGGCAATGATGGTTGCAAATGGAAGAATGGAAGCATTTTCCATGGGGCCAGCTTCTACTGTTGCGCCAACAACTGCCTCTCCCTTCAGTCACTTCCGAAGCTGCgaacacacacacgcacacaaatAATCTATCAATTTCATCAAATCAAGATTatctagggtttagggtttaacgGGACTTGCCTGAGGCTACAAGAACAACCACCGCAAAACAAACTGCAAATACTTGAATACGCTTAAGAAACCCTTCCATGGCGGTTGCTTCTTCACTTTTGGTGTTATTGATTTGTTGAGTGAGTGATAGATGAGATGAGGATGTAATATATAACTCTCGGGATCAATGCTCTGATGATTCATGCTTCGGTGGTGATATCACGGTTAGGTTAGCTTCACAAATAACAtgcacaatccatgaatcatcaGAACGAAGATATCAGTTTACATCACCAGATATTAACCCTTTAATACTctataatacttttaaatcaaGAATAGTTTTGAGtctgaaaataatatattcaaatcaagtgtaatgtttaattttccatctaaattattattagagTTTTTTCTCTACTAATCCCAAGACAGCGTGATCGAATTTTGTGTACGGtcttataatatttgaaatatgtaaaatgataaataatcaCAATGAAGAGACATTCTgtgattaaaaattttaatgtgACGGTttttttcaactataatatagtcttgatttaaatttaattattatttcagagataataaaattatatttgaatgttAACAAAAGAGAGATATagtatgtttatatattttacaatttttacacttcaagttaagaaaaaaaacaaatttatttatttattattttactaagaTTATTAGTATTCTTCATGTAATcggtggaaataaattgatgaGAGAGTTGATATGTATGATTGGGAGCATGTAAAAATAGACAACAATTGATCCTTATAAAATAATAGGTGattcttaaaacaaaaataatggatTGTTGAATTATTAACTATATTTGTCTATCAACTTGTTTCgggtctttcttcctacacctccaagcatttcttctgcacctccaaatttttgttaaattttcaaaataccctttgaccatttaaaAAAACTCACGGACATCACACCCCCAAAAATACTTTCGGATGTCGACTtccaaaagtcaaaatatatttgacttcccgaagttaaaatatatcaccgaaagtcgacttccggaagtcaaaatatattattgaaagtcgactttcgaaagtcaaaatatatcaccggaagttaacttccggaagtcaaaaatcattaccggaagtcgacttccggaaatcAAAAAACATTAtggaagtcaacttccgaagaatttttttgacttccggaagtcgacttctgggAATATTTTATgacttccggtgatgatttttgatttccggaagtcgacttccgatgatatattttgacttccgaaaatTGACTTtcgtgatatattttgactttcggaagtcatatatttctacttccggaagtcgacataATTTTGGGGGTGTGGTGTCTACGAGTTttcttaaatggtcaaaggattttttgggaatttaaagaaagtttggaggtgtaaaagaaattttggaggtgcaggaagaaagacccacTTGTTCCTAGTAGCGTTGATCCGTCCATTTAGGAGTCGTGTGCTGGACTGGCCCAGTCCACTTGAAAAGCGGGCTGAATATTTGACTGGCCCACATATATTTTGGCCTGCATTATACCATGTAATTCACTCTATTGATTCATCATACATTACTGCTATTGCACCTTGAAGCAAAATACTGTTGACTGAACCCAAAAACTCAGAAGCATagttatataaaactaaaaaagtttGAACTGTCAATGTTGTGGTTTCAACCTATTACAAATTTACAACTTCCAACAAAGCAATGTAAACAATTGTttcttacattaaaaatatttaagaactAACATTGGAAGGGGCCGCGCGAACGCAGGCCCCCGCTGTCACAAATTATGATGTAGGCTCTCCCACTTGGGGAGACTTTAGGGTGGCACCCTTCCAAAGTGCAATGGAAGTCACCAACCTAGGCCATGGACCTTATTGATCACCCATTGACCCCATCCAGGTAAGTATGTTCAAATGTAGCCAGTTGCTCTTTATTTATACAATGTTGTCAACTGGCATGACTACAACTTGCTCGATGTGGGACTAGATAGGAGAACCATTTACTGCTCTATCTATCTGTCTGTGAGAAGAAACATACAAAGAAACCTGTTTCACCGATTCCACACTACAAATTTGAAAGGAATAAGTGTGTTCCATGAAATAACTCACATACGAGCATATCAGAAAATCCATAAGAAATAGAATGGAATAGAATCATTGTACtttgtttcttgtttctttCGTGTTCACCATAAGTACAATTTATATCACCttataagatttttatcatTCATGAAGTATAAGTGAATCTTCTCATAATTTGTATTACCAAAAGAGATAGTTTAGATATCTCATTTTTGCATTCAAGGTAACTATTTTCTTAGGTTTAAAGAATTTCAAGTGGTGGCACCAAGCATCATCCTTCAAGCCCAGCCTAGCCTGATACTACTTTCCATTGATTGCGGCTTTCTTCAATGAAACTTTTCTGAGCTACTTAACCTCAAAGGAGTCGCTCATTCTACATGTCCACCAGGGCTTTAACAATGTAGTGACTTTAACACCCCAACATTGTGATAGAACTACGTCGTTCTCTGACAAGAAAGGATGCCAACAGTGATGGTAAAATAAGTACCAATCGAACTCCAGCACTCGCATTCACCAGAAACATGATTGAGGAGATTAAAAATCTGTCAACTGTTGTCTCAGAGTAGCTAcctgctctctctttttttttttttcaggataAATATTTACACATGTCTAACAATGCTACCTTCATATTCAGGAAAGTATGAAATGTAAatcttatattttcaaataatagtaattgataaataatgaataaaaatacaCACAGGAACATTGTAAACCTTTTTTAACCGcaaacaatcatatatattatatatttacttttataattatatgaaaagcAACAATAAAGATTATCTTTTACTGGATTGCGCGAGTAATAAACTCAATTGATAACCTTATACTGAGAACACTACCCTCTTATCTACTGaatgttttcaatatttttttgtacttAACTTTAGAACACCCATTactatttattactatttattcaGAACGAACCCACAggaatttaacaatttttacaTAACTTTAAAACACCGATTACTGTTTATTCTGCGCGTATCGACAGTAATTTAACCATTTTCAATCAACTCATTATATTACTGTTCATTTTACATATCACACAAGGAAACGAACCTTTAAAGGTTGTGATAAAATGTTACAGTGGCATTAACGAGCTTTTTGAAGGTACAAAGTAAGTGATTTATGCGAGTCGGTGATTAACTGATGCATAAAAAACTATATACAAACATTAATAGTTCCCCGAGCTCCTGACTTTCCatgatatcattttattttgaagCTTAGTGTAGGAAATCTTTCATTGGATCATCATGATGGACTTTCTTCATCCTGTATGCCTCCATGTCCTCTTCAGTAACCTCATCGTTCCATCTGACATTATACTTGCGTTTCCTCTCATCTTTCTCTTCCCTCTTCCTTAGATCTTCCTGTGAAACAACGTTACAACGTTTGTATAAATGTCACAATAACTACATCTCAAAAGATTGAATGAtacataaaaatacattttacacTAGAAATAGACATCATAATGTAAAGTCATATTTGTTAGaagaaattatcaacaaaatttagtttaaatcgAATGTGTCGTGTCCTTGGTAATTAAGGTCGACAGAGTTATtggcaaaaaaaatataattaattccaGTGGGTACAAATAAGACGCAGAATGACTACCAAAGACCGAGTACACATACGATAGAATGTCATTTACCTTCTTGAGTGCATCAGCAAGCAATTTCTCATCTAGAACTAAATCATCTGGGACATCAGTACCCCACGTAGCAAGTTTTTTCTCCTCCACGGGTGCAGGATCCTCTGTAGTTCATTGAAAAGATAGTGATTAATAGACATGCTAAAtacaataaacaaaatttacaaacaAACAGAAATAAGAAAGGAACGAAATAGAGGTAGAGAAACAACGTTTGTTAGCGAACGAACCTGTAGCAGCCTCCTTACGGGCAATATTAGCTTTCATAAGATCACTTGCAGCTTCAGCAGCCTCAATACCAGCGGCACCGGTGCAATAGCTATTTCGAATTGTCTGCTTGCAGCACTTATAGCCCCACTGGTGATCCTTCCACCATGAGCCCCACACAGTTGTGTGGTTGTTAATGTAAATATCTTCTTCATACTTGCTCCTGGGGACTGCTGCTTCCTGTTGGAAACATcagataaataataattaaatctcAAGTAACCATAAAGCAGAATCATTAAAGTCAAAACTAAAATTCAAGGTAAAACACAAACGTTAACAATCATGAAAAATGTCCCACTACCAAGAATATTTAAGATTTATAAGCAAACTACAATGGTACTCTACAGATTTAGAATACAACTCTCACCTGGCCTTTAATTATTCTACCAGCACGATCATACTCAACTTGCATTTCAGTTTGGCCAAGCAGAAGTTCTCTTGGAGGCTTGTTCTCATCAGCAGCATTGCCATACTTCTCAATAATGGTTTTCTTTGTTTGATGCTTCAGCTCCTCACTTCGGATAAGGAAACTTTTATGGACTAATTCAGCTTGTGATGGGGCCGCTTGCATGTGAACATCTTGCCCCTTTTCAAATGCTTCCCAAGCATGGATGTTCAACTCCTTAAATTCCAAAGCTTGCCCGCTATTTCTATATTGGTTATCACCCTACAGTACGAAAGCAGGTTCAGTCTAAATACAAGATCCCATATAGCAGTAGAAACAAGTTACAATGTTCCAAATTTTCATTCAAGACAAGTTACCCCATAAAACTTTTCATTTGGATCTGCATCTGGAAGTGGATCCTCTCGCATGGATCTGGTCTTGGGATCATAATGTGCTGAATTGACATCAAGATTAAGAAGATATTTTGCAGTATCTTCTCGAATACGTAGATTCCTGTAGGAAAAAATAGTTCAGCTCCAATTCAtctaatataaataatgaaataaccTTAAATATAACCAATTAAACtgaaaagatatattaaaatgatgGTAACATAAAAATTACCTCACAGTTCCTGTACTTCCACCACCTGTTGTACGCACACGCTTCTCAACCTTTGCAAAGTCCATTTGTTTGCTCTCATCAACCTTTGCCTCATCTACCCTTAGATCATCTTCCTCTTCATCCTCATCACTTGCAGCATCCTCACCATTTTGGTTGCTCTTCTCCAATTTCTTAAGTTGTTGTTCTTTCAGGTACTTCTTCCGTGCTTCATCTCTAGCTTCATACCTCTCAATGACTCGAGCATAAGTTGACGCATCATAACCATTCCATCTGTCCCGTTTTCCATCATAGTCGAGCTCAAAAGTTTCTATCTTTTCATCAGGGGCAATGTGAGTGTTTGTCCATTTTGCTCCCACTTTTCGTGGTCTTTCCATACATGACTTCACATCATGGGTCATAGCTCCACAACTGTAACAAGAAGATTGGAGTGGtccataaataaattcaaagacAAGCCTGGTTGTCAAATAGTTTACAGGATTTGAAAGATAATATTTAGAAAACATGTCTTAATAGCCAAACATATCAAACAACATATTCACGTACTCATAATTAATGAAGTTATAAGGTAAAAACATAAATACTAAGTCATCTGTTATGCTATATACAGTCCCACTCCCAGCCATTTTCGTCTAGTTTAAATAACAatagaaaactaattaaatattcaGACTTCGAAAACCTAAAATACACATTGACTAGCAGCACCAAGAACCCAGTCAAAAGTTGCACCTGGAAACCTCTTAAGTTCAAGAGTAGAATCAACTGATTATGCGAGTGTTTACCTAAACACGTTGCTTTGAGAGAGAATTTACATGCAAGTAAACGTCGCATTTATTTATTGTCTTATAACCAATACTAGTAAAAGTTTAATCAAGAGTTTTGTCAGACAAGAAGTATGTACATACATTAAACACAGAGAAAATGCtcaaaaatatttgtcaaataaaGATCACTTACTTTTCGCATGCGCCTTTCCTATACTTGTCAGCCTGATGGATTTTAGCACCTCTATCGTACCATGATTTGGTGTAATTGGGATCAGATTTCCATTTTCTTTGATGTTTCAAACTCTACAAGCATAACAATAggacaaaaagaaaatgttaactTTTATACATCAAACATCCCAAATTCCTTCCGATCTCAATAACTCTAAAGAGTAGAGACACTTACAGGTCTCTCGGCATTAAGATACCAAGGCGCAGATGACATATACTGGGGAATATGAGGATTGATTTCCTTCCCATCCTCATCAAGTTCAGCTGGCGCAAGCCCCGCTTTTCGTGCCTCCTCCAACTCAATCTGTTTGCGATGGTCCTCCCTGGACTTAAATGCCACTGAAATTCATGCCAAAAAACTTTAAACAACATTGAGGTATATAAGGTATAATGAGACGAACATAGTTatgtttaaaattcaattaaaattaaaaagtgaaaattgAAGAATTGTGCAAACAGTCTCAAACCAATCAACCTAAGAGCTATGAAGCCCCGGTACTTCAAATTTAAACAGATATCCGAATCCAATTCTGAAACTCCCAACAATACTAAACTAgtctgagaaaaaaaaaaaactcactcTCTCTAAACCTTGCCAAAATACTTGTTTCTATCATCTATTAATTCAAAACATGATGAGTAACGATTAATAGATATGAATTGTAATCTACAAGTAGTTAAATCAGGAAATTCCCAAATATAAATCGTAAATCAGGAAATTGTAACACGGATAGTAAGATCCTACATATCTTATGAAATTGATATTCACACAAATAGATTGAATTGGAGTGAGACTAAAAGGAGTTTGGAAGTTGATCAACAGTTTTCTCGTTCACAAAAGAGAGGGGAGTCACtgaatttttactttttcactGCAGTAAAAATTCCCAAAGAGTCTCTTTTATTTTTGGCCAGTTTCCAGAGTCATCTACTAATGGCTTAAAATGTTTTCAACCAAAATGGACTAATGTTTTGAAACGGGTACAAGTGTGGGCATTGATATCAGAAACcctagaaaatgaaaatatgggTTTTGGAAGGGAGAGGATAGTACCTGAAGCGGTAGCCATGCTGTGAAGTACGCAGAAAGGAATTGAAGATCAAAGATGAAAACGAAGAAAATGATCAAAAGCTTCTATCTTTTCACCACCACCGAACTTCCGCCGAAACTCCGAAGCACCACCACAGCCTCTGTACGCGGGTTCACAACATTGCTTACAAATGAGACTCGATATTCTTGATTGAGCACAAAAGGAAGGAGAATAGATCAGAGGAGAAAGCGAAGGACAATACAAAAGCTTGCAGATGATTGGGATCAAGACCACCGCAGAAAACGAAAACTTTCGTAACCCTATATATCTATAATCTAATGTAATCTAATATATCTGGTATCTAATatctatattaatatattaataggggattcttcttttttttttcatttatcaaaataatgattttaccctttaaatataacttatttatttatttgcatcTATATCTTTGAtctatatctataataataaaggATAATAAAAGAGATTTCtcttttttgtgtccacatttcataatatccgttttatctttagttattttaaaaattaattattttataaataatttacttttaatcatttttctacaaatttttttatcttaaattattatttaaaatttttttacatattttttttaattttatatttaacaactattttaaaaattatatatttgttattaatattaaatttcttaaaaattaaaaaatacgaatGCACAATAACAACAAAGACAATAGCGCCTGTATGTTCCCTAGTATctataagaagaaaatattagTACAATTTAAAATCCATAAATACTTATAAATCACATTTTGacacttaatatattttttgatatttttgtcattttatgtgtaaatagtAAATCACTGACGAACAataaatttttccttttatagtgctcttttattataagtttttttcttccaaaataaaaattgattattattattagtactagcatttttaaattttttagaaatttaagataataacaaaatatataatttttaaaatagttgttaaatataaaattaaaaaaagtaagatatgtaaaaataaaatttaaataatgagatTTGTAGAGAagtgattaaaagtaaattatttataaaataattaatttttaaaataactaagggtaaagcgggtattattaaatgtggatacaaaatgaggaatcccctttattatttatacaaaatgaggaatcccctttattatttactagcgtaacacaggcgctatcgcgcgcctgtgtgtatgtattttttaaatatgcgtgataatacatatattataattatatttattaaaaataaagtgaaatatatcagaacagataaaagaataagcattgataaataaagaagaagcaaaacatctgattttataaaaaaattgtaaaaataatggtcaatttttaaaaatttaataaattattatatttaaagggtaaaatcggtattttgaaaagtgaacACAAAAAagagaatcccctttatatattgttatagattattataattataatattattatatataatatatatatatatatataatatataatatatatatatatatatatatatatatatattatagaatagatagatatagatatttgtattattattattattaggatttatattattattttagtatattatcataaaataatataattatttaattatattataaatgattttatgTTTCTATGACACATCTATATAATTGTAATAGTTAcgtagatatttttttaatttatttaaacaagttcatttttaattatattattttttaaaaaaaaaattcgtgAGTCACATACAAGTTTTGTAAGAAAAGTACAGTTCAAATAtcattttgtttattgtttACACCAAATACGCATAATCTCTCACAAAACTCAATTTGTAACTTCactttaatttctattataaataaatatttcatgatatatttttttaaactattatcaGAACACCACAAAATTTTCTATacatgatatttttgtattgaaaGACAACAGTATATATTTACTTTGCGATTCCCTTTAACTACAATTTATAATTGTAAGTTTGGATTGTGgaacaaaattttaagaattttggaatcaacttaattatattaagctattttatgattttaattacaACAATAAGATAACTAAATAAATTCGTTAAGGACAACGCACAtcaattgaataaataataatcaaataaaagtgttatataaaaaaaataaaaattacgtacatataccattttaaataaaaaaatgttaaaacaaaGTTCTagagtattttctttttgttgttcgattttttcaattttattttatgtgaaaCTTAAATTCgtatttaaatttctaataattttttacgaATACTTTTTACTtgtataattgtttattttaacaaGACATACCATTAGTTAGAAAGACGTTTTAtacaaatacatataaatacatataagtTAATTGTGAAAACTAACCAAACTACGATATCaattataaatcttttaaaGACGAATTACTAgataaacaaaacataaatcaaatatGCACCATGAAATTATTAAGAGAAGGGTGACCATGACCTCccacaattttaatttgtttatattatatatatatatatatatatatatatatatatatatatatatatatatatatattaattattttcaattttttaatcaaagttAAAGTTGAATGaggtatctttttatttattttataaaacataacatttaatgttaataaataataaaacataaaatcaaaatttagtgaagaatacaaatatttattaagatatttattattattattattttgtatttgtataGTTTTCATAAATTATACTTATCTCACActctcatatattttctttttatttgaaaaataaaaaataaaaacttattttttttatttttatttttcatttgttctttttaatatttgtgaagaaaaaaagtaaatatctttttgataatgaaatattaagataataaatttaagtatttttctttgtttgttgttaagtttcaattttaagtatattttttaatttgatgaagTTATTTTTACTTCCTAAAAAGGAGACCTTcggttttataatttttaactaaacattaaataaagtCAAATAGTTATCAGATGCAAAGTTAGGAGTATCTTTGAGGTGAGAAGTGAAAAACAACGTCTTAAAGTTGTGAGCAAAATGAATATATGATTTGACATGaccaaaaataaacaaatttgtgaatttttatttttattgttttacctTTAACCCTTATTTAATGTATCACAAATTACAGACTTAcgccttttaaaaaaaatacaaaattccaATACTTATTGTGAATGTTATAATATACCAAAGTAGTTTATAAACTTTGTTTTTTCTCAACTAAccgaaatataattttaaaaataaaactgcgAGTGTTGAATCGATATCGAATTAGTCGATATATGATGCAAATGTCAATAAAATTAAgatcaaaatagaaaataataatgcaGCACTCGAAGTATATACATACCA
Encoded here:
- the LOC114163908 gene encoding pre-mRNA-splicing factor SLU7-A-like, whose translation is MATASVAFKSREDHRKQIELEEARKAGLAPAELDEDGKEINPHIPQYMSSAPWYLNAERPSLKHQRKWKSDPNYTKSWYDRGAKIHQADKYRKGACENCGAMTHDVKSCMERPRKVGAKWTNTHIAPDEKIETFELDYDGKRDRWNGYDASTYARVIERYEARDEARKKYLKEQQLKKLEKSNQNGEDAASDEDEEEDDLRVDEAKVDESKQMDFAKVEKRVRTTGGGSTGTVRNLRIREDTAKYLLNLDVNSAHYDPKTRSMREDPLPDADPNEKFYGGDNQYRNSGQALEFKELNIHAWEAFEKGQDVHMQAAPSQAELVHKSFLIRSEELKHQTKKTIIEKYGNAADENKPPRELLLGQTEMQVEYDRAGRIIKGQEAAVPRSKYEEDIYINNHTTVWGSWWKDHQWGYKCCKQTIRNSYCTGAAGIEAAEAASDLMKANIARKEAATEDPAPVEEKKLATWGTDVPDDLVLDEKLLADALKKEDLRKREEKDERKRKYNVRWNDEVTEEDMEAYRMKKVHHDDPMKDFLH